The proteins below are encoded in one region of Apostichopus japonicus isolate 1M-3 chromosome 4, ASM3797524v1, whole genome shotgun sequence:
- the LOC139966657 gene encoding probable cysteine desulfurase, translated as MPEMTENILPGMIPEKINPDSFDLDEAERYLIGDTIGHETTAHDERNRGALLSQRKQRLLRYVEENTIGHRSEFVGPYGRKRAIYCDYTASGRPVNFIEDYIRDHVHPLYANTHTITGVMARQTTRFRHEARELIKKYVNASNDDVLIFTGSGTTAAVHKLLHAINLRGEKAQHTVVFVGPFEHHSNILPWKEAGAAIVRIRATDDGIFDVSHLEEELKNYTQKKRYRIGCFCAASNVTGIITDTNHVTALLHKYGALAFWDFATAGPYMRIDMNPPTTHDGLDCSKDAVYLSPHKFIGGVGTPGILLAKKKLFTNSVPSQCGGGTVLYVTRNTHFYLRNIEDKEEGGTPAIVESIRAGLAFKLKQAIGTDAIMAREVELVKTALETWKNNPNIIILGSTEAERLPIFSFIIFHPESGKLLHHNFIAVLLNDLYGIQARGGCACAGPYAQDLLGISEELAEKFIYYLLDEEDIRLSKLTKFATTEGKVSLEILKPGFLRLNLPFFFSDELIAYVLLAVDQIAKYGWKLLPQYAPNIVSGNWEFIGKKSYSDDCIITEDDSLHTITFKDGHFTAPNSPYTGSQLANVEYHQLQGEYLTKSIRDASKIYQQADRMMSFPIESYRDDLGGKVVKDDLVWFLRPRDVAQTLSVRVAFPIQPKLSPDGSTSSTGNLPTDRRLLFVPSGFDESHANKKRQRNAKSLSWKQKFKSGYPSCSVS; from the exons ATGCCGGAAATGACAGAAAATATATTACCTGGTATGATACCGGAGAAAATCAACCCAGATTCTTTCGATCTAGATGAAGCAGAAAGATATCTTATAGGGGATACTATTGGACACGAAACAACTGCGCATGACGAAAGAAACAGAGGCGCTCTGCTAAGTCAACGAAAACAACGTCTTTTGAGATATGTGGAAGAAAACACTATTGGTCATCGTTCGGAGTTTGTTGGACCTTACGGTAGAAAACGAG CCATCTACTGCGATTACACAGCTTCCGGTAG ACCAGTGAATTTCATTGAGGATTACATCAGGGACCACGTCCACCCCCTTTATGCCAACACTCATACAATCACAGGAGTGATGGCACGGCAAACTACTCGTTTCAGGCATGAagcaag AGAATTGATCAAGAAATACGTGAACGCCTCTAATGATGATGTTTTAATCTTTACGGGAAGTGGTACAACCGCTGCAGTTCACAAACTTCTCCATGCAATAAATCTGCGCGGTGAAAAAGCCCAACACACG GTAGTCTTCGTCGGTCCGTTTGAACACCATTCGAACATATTACCATGGAAAGAAGCTGGGGCTGCC ATTGTAAGAATACGTGCCACAGATGACGGGATCTTCGATGTGTCACACCTGGAGGAAGAACTTAAG AATTACACACAGAAGAAGCGATACAGAATCGGTTGTTTCTGTGCAGCTTCCAACGTTACCGGTATTATAACGGATACAAACCACGTGACAGCTCTTCTGCACAAGTATGGCGCTCTAGCATTTTGGGACTTTGCTACCGCGG GTCCATACATGAGAATCGATATGAATCCACCTACAACGCA TGACGGACTAGATTGTTCTAAGGATGCCGTTTATCTTTCTCCACACAAGTTTATCGGCGGCGTCGGAACACCTG GAATCCTCTTAGCAAAGAAGAAGTTATTTACGAATTCTGTACCAAGTCAATGTGGAGGGGGCACTGTTTTATAT GTGACCAGAAATACACATTTCTATTTGCGGAATATCGAAGACAAAGAAGAAGGTGGTACGCCCGCAATTGTAGAATCTATAAGAGCAGGACTCGCATTCAAATTGAAACAG GCAATCGGAACAGACGCAATAATGGCGAGAGAAGTGGAACTTGTGAA GACCGCCTTGGAGACTTGGAAGAACAATCCCAACATAATCATCCTGGGGAGTACAGAAGCTGAACGCCTTCCAATCTTCTCATTTATAATCTTTCATCCGGAGAGCGGTAAACTTCTTCATCATAACTTCATCGCAGTTCTCCTCAATGATCTCTACGGTATCCAAGCACGTGGAGGCTGCGCATGCGCAGGTCCTTACGCCCAG GATCTTCTGGGAATCAGCGAGGAACTGGCGGAGAAATTTATCTACTATCTTCTAGATGAAGA aGATATTAGGCTGTCTAAATTGACAAAGTTCGCAACAACAGAAGGCAAAGTATCACTGGAAATTCTGAA ACCAGGATTTTTGCGTCTTAATCTCCCATTCTTCTTTTCGGATGAGTTAATCGCCTATGTTCTACTAGCAGTGGATCAAATAGCTAAATATGGATGGAAGCTTCTGCCTCAG TATGCTCCCAACATAGTGAGTGGTAACTGGGAGTTCATTGGTAAGAAGAGTTATTCAGATGACTGCATCATCACTGAGGACGATAGTTTACATACAATCACCTTCAAAGATGGTCACTTTACTGCCCCTAATAGTCCCTATACTGGCTCTCAGCTAGCTAATGTGGAGTACCATCAGTTGCAAGGGGAATATCTG ACAAAATCGATTCGAGATGCGAGTAAAATTTATCAACAGGCAGACAGGATGATGAGT TTCCCTATTGAATCATACCGTGATGATCTTGGTGGGAAAGTTGTTAAAGACGACCTTGTTTGGTTTCTTAGACCACGTGATGTTGCTCAGACTCTCTCGGTACGAGTTGCATTTCCGATTCAGCCTAAATTGTCACCAGATGGCAGCACATCTTCTACCGGTAACCTACCGACAGACAGACGTCTGCTTTTCGTCCCGTCTGGTTTCGACGAAAGTCACGCGAACAAAAAGCGTCAACGCAACGCAAAGAGCTTGTCTTGGAAGCAAAAATTCAAATCAGGCTACCCGAGTTGTTCTGTGTCATAA
- the LOC139966662 gene encoding angiotensin-converting enzyme-like produces the protein MAFFYCLIFATIPVGLCEESLSWMSSSSYYDSDLVANESVAIKLLDKFNAGIGDYQANFIGSQFAYYTDSTEENRGKIDMARLELAIFSQKKLRLSSFEVENFSSDTKRRIEALLKPGIGGSSTGGSLLRRYSQATACLSSDNCFTLDPDLSRIMAKSRDYDQLYWAWNSWRDVAGRPSRDDFILEVESNNHNSISYGFTDTSDHWRSAYEVDDIAEQVNKLYADLAPLYTQLHAYVRRKLYNYYGPDYINLEGPIPAHLLGNMWAQSWINIFDIVQPYPVNSTVDLTAAIRKKYFNGEELFRAAEDFFLSLGMLKASKSFWEESLFERPQDGRKVVCHGTAWDFQNQEDLRISMCADLTLVDFIIAHHEMGHIQYYMQYVDQPFEFRQGANPGFHEAVGDVIALSASTPEYHRNIGLIDEIEDNEEADINFLMRQALDKIAFLPFSFLVDTWRWGVFNGSIPPEKYNTKWWEFREKFQGVQPPTPRTEEHFDPAAKYHISAGTPYLRYFVSTVTQFQFHQALCDAAGHVGPLFKCNLHNSTEAGKLFSEMLQFGSSQHWTNAMETITGQTEMKSDALVEYFKPLTEWLEKQNENETIGWDRAHRWYPQAPDPWYGGASVMQHSAYLLMTCVLLNSLFT, from the exons ATGGCGTTCTTTTATTGCTTAATCTTTGCAACCATCCCGGTCGGCTTATGCGAAGAGAGTTTGTCGTGGATGAGTTCTTCAAGTTATTACGATTCTGATTTGGTTGCAAACGAAAGTGTTGCAATAAAACTCCTGGACAAATTCAATGCTGGTATTGGAGACTATCAAGCTAATTTTATCGGGAGTCAGTTTGCATATTATACTGATTCCACAGAGGAAAACCGAGGGAAAATA GACATGGCCCGCTTAGAACTTGCTATTTTTAGTCAGAAAAAACTCAGATTATCGTCATTCGAGGTGGAAAATTTTAGCAGCGACACAAAGAGAAGAATCGAAGCCTTACTGAAGCCTGGCATTGGCGGTTCATCAACTGGG GGAAGCCTGTTAAGGCGATATTCACAGGCAACCGCCTGCTTATCAAGTGACAATTGCTTTACCCTCGATCCAG ATCTGAGTAGGATAATGGCAAAATCAAGGGATTACGATCAACTATACTGGGCGTGGAATAGTTGGAGAGATGTCGCAGGCCGACCATCAAGAGACGACTTTATTCTTGAAGTCGAATCAAACAATCATAATTCTATATCATACG GTTTTACCGATACTAGTGACCACTGGAGATCAGCCTATGAAGTAGATGATATAGCAGAACAAGTGAATAAGCTATATGCAGACCTGGCACCATTGTACACACAATTACATGCATACGTTAGACGAAAACTGTACAACTACTATGGCCCAGACTATATCAACTTGGAAGGACCAATTCCGGCTCACTTACTTG GTAATATGTGGGCTCAGAGCTGGATCAATATTTTCGACATCGTTCAACCATACCCTGTTAACAGCACGGTAGATCTAACTGCTGCGATTCGTAAAAAG TATTTCAATGGCGAAGAGTTATTTCGAGCTGCCGAAGATTTCTTCCTGTCTCTTGGAATGCTGAAAGCGTCGAAAAGCTTTTGGGAAGAGTCACTTTTTGAGAGACCACAAGATGGTAGGAAGGTCGTATGCCATGGTACCGCATGGGATTTCCAGAACCAAGAGGATTTAAG AATTTCGATGTGCGCAGACCTAACATTGGTTGATTTCATTATAGCACATCATGAGATGGGTCATATTCAATATTACATGCAGTACGTCGACCAACCTTTTGAGTTTAGACAAGGAGCCAATCCTGGTTTTCATGAAGCAGTTGGCGACGTGATAGCTTTGTCAGCATCCACACCAGAATATCATCGCAATATCGGATTGATTGATGAGATAGAAGACAACGAAG AGGCAGATATAAACTTTTTAATGAGACAAGCACTCGACAAGATCGCCTTCCTTCCATTTTCGTTTCTTGTTGATACCTGGCGATGGGGAGTATTTAATGGCAGTATACCACCTGAGAAATATAACACCAAATGGTGGGAATTTAG AGAAAAATTTCAAGGTGTGCAACCTCCAACACCCCGAACAGAAGAACATTTTGATCCTGCGGCCAAATATCATATTTCTGCCGGCACACCCTACTTACG GTATTTCGTAAGCACTGTCACCCAGTTTCAGTTCCATCAAGCATTATGCGACGCCGCCGGTCACGTGGGACCATTGTTTAAATGCAATTTGCACAACTCCACCGAGGCGGGAAAATTATTTTC GGAAATGTTGCAATTCGGGTCTAGTCAGCATTGGACCAACGCGATGGAAACCATTACCGGTCAGACAGAGATGAAATCCGACGCTCTGGTCGAATATTTCAAACCTCTTACAGAATGgttagaaaaacaaaacgagAACGAAACGATTGGCTGGGATCGAGCCCATAGATGGTATCCACAAG CTCCCGACCCATGGTATGGAGGAGCGTCCGTCATGCAGCACAGTGCCTATTTGCTCATGACGTGTGTCTTGTTGAATTCTCTGTTTACTTAA